A stretch of Rickettsia rickettsii DNA encodes these proteins:
- the sucC gene encoding ADP-forming succinate--CoA ligase subunit beta — protein sequence MNIHEYQAKEILRKYGVPTSTGLVVTKTEKINETIDKLNTEVYVVKAQIHAGGRGKAGGVKVVKSKEEAKKVAHDMFGINLVTHQTGPQGQKVNRLYIESGCEILKEYYFSIVFDRSASCITFIASTEGGVDIEEVAEKTPEKIIKFSVDPATGLQDFHMRGIAYELGFKDNQAKQMKEIVKSVYNAFIETDAAQIEINPLIVNSDGNLLALDAKITFDDNGLLRHPNITAMRDHDEEDPLETRAANAGLSYVKMDGNIGCMVNGAGLAMATMDIIKLYGASPANFLDVGGGADRERVKEALKIILSDKAVQGILVNIFGGIMRCDIIAEGIIAAAKDIGIKVPLVVRLAGTNVEKGKEILSNSGLEIIPAHDLADAANKIVEAIR from the coding sequence ATGAATATTCATGAATATCAAGCAAAAGAGATTTTAAGAAAATACGGCGTACCTACTTCCACCGGGCTAGTTGTTACGAAAACCGAAAAGATTAATGAAACCATAGATAAATTAAATACGGAAGTATATGTGGTTAAAGCACAAATACATGCCGGCGGTAGAGGTAAAGCAGGCGGTGTTAAGGTTGTTAAGAGTAAAGAAGAAGCCAAAAAAGTTGCTCATGACATGTTTGGTATTAATTTAGTAACGCATCAAACAGGACCTCAAGGACAAAAAGTAAACCGTCTTTATATCGAATCAGGTTGTGAGATTTTAAAAGAATATTATTTTAGTATAGTATTTGATAGATCGGCTAGCTGTATTACTTTTATAGCTTCTACGGAAGGAGGAGTTGATATTGAAGAGGTAGCAGAAAAAACTCCGGAAAAAATTATTAAATTTTCCGTTGATCCTGCAACCGGTTTACAAGATTTTCATATGCGAGGCATAGCTTATGAGTTAGGCTTTAAGGATAACCAAGCTAAACAGATGAAAGAAATAGTAAAATCAGTCTATAATGCTTTTATTGAAACCGATGCAGCACAAATTGAAATCAACCCATTAATTGTAAATAGCGACGGGAACTTATTAGCTTTAGATGCAAAAATTACTTTTGACGATAACGGCTTATTGCGGCATCCGAATATTACGGCAATGCGTGATCATGATGAAGAAGATCCTCTAGAAACTAGAGCAGCGAATGCAGGACTTAGCTATGTAAAAATGGACGGTAATATCGGTTGTATGGTTAACGGTGCCGGTCTTGCCATGGCCACTATGGATATTATTAAACTTTACGGTGCTTCACCTGCTAATTTCTTGGATGTCGGTGGTGGAGCTGATCGTGAGCGTGTAAAAGAAGCTTTAAAAATAATTTTATCTGATAAAGCAGTACAAGGGATTCTAGTTAATATTTTCGGCGGTATCATGCGTTGTGATATTATAGCAGAAGGGATTATTGCCGCTGCAAAAGACATAGGTATAAAAGTACCGTTAGTAGTTCGTTTAGCCGGTACAAACGTTGAAAAAGGTAAAGAAATTTTATCAAATTCCGGTTTAGAAATAATACCGGCACATGATTTAGCAGATGCGGCAAATAAAATAGTTGAAGCGATACGGTAG
- a CDS encoding Tim44 domain-containing protein → MSPQIIELLIFAVIAFYIINKLITTLGSTSEEEQTKQKSYFGEPVIKDVTYSIVKSNKEEKNIPTAQDIKAFKDIIVEHNITAVVDGMEQVHKRLYSFDPVKFINNAKTAFQMIIEAAYKKDAKELSELIDKRYLEEFEKITPSYGDFFDSSALSAKYSEIYMFGNNIFIKLLFQGKNVVDKIEDLKEEWTFTRNANTKEVDWFLSNIERV, encoded by the coding sequence ATGTCTCCTCAAATAATAGAGTTATTAATTTTTGCCGTTATTGCCTTTTACATTATCAACAAATTAATTACGACTCTCGGTTCTACTTCAGAAGAGGAACAGACAAAGCAAAAATCTTATTTTGGCGAACCGGTTATTAAGGACGTAACTTACAGTATAGTTAAATCTAATAAAGAAGAAAAAAATATTCCCACAGCCCAAGATATTAAAGCTTTTAAAGATATAATAGTAGAACATAATATAACTGCGGTCGTAGATGGAATGGAACAAGTCCATAAACGCCTTTACTCCTTTGATCCGGTTAAATTCATAAATAATGCTAAAACTGCTTTTCAAATGATTATAGAAGCTGCTTATAAAAAAGATGCTAAAGAATTATCTGAGCTGATAGATAAAAGATACTTGGAAGAATTTGAAAAAATAACACCGTCCTATGGTGATTTTTTTGACTCATCGGCTTTAAGTGCAAAATATTCAGAAATTTACATGTTCGGTAATAACATATTTATTAAATTACTATTTCAAGGTAAAAATGTAGTTGACAAAATCGAAGATTTAAAAGAAGAATGGACATTTACACGTAATGCTAATACCAAAGAAGTTGATTGGTTTTTAAGCAATATTGAGAGAGTGTAG
- a CDS encoding AbrB/MazE/SpoVT family DNA-binding domain-containing protein, whose translation MSKSARVVISSKGQVVIPKYIRNKLGLHSGSELIINYKKNEPLELLPIKKDIYSFFGKGKHKAKNGPVDVDEAISIEVIENDRN comes from the coding sequence ATGAGTAAAAGTGCCAGAGTAGTAATCTCATCGAAAGGACAGGTAGTTATACCTAAATATATAAGAAATAAACTTGGTTTACATTCAGGCTCTGAGTTAATCATTAACTACAAAAAAAATGAACCATTAGAATTGCTTCCTATAAAAAAAGATATCTATAGTTTTTTTGGTAAAGGTAAACATAAAGCTAAAAACGGTCCGGTGGATGTAGATGAAGCTATTAGTATTGAGGTTATCGAAAATGATAGGAATTGA
- a CDS encoding S9 family peptidase, protein MSKIFYIIGTILIISVGIFMFQTITDNNQIIPRKVLFGNPDKARVSLTHDGKYILYVAPKDGVLNIWLAPSDDISKAEAITHDKGRGIWSYAKAYNNKNILYTQDFNGDENDRIYSYNIETKETKLLTPAKGVKAKIAGASHKKPNEILIYLNERNPEYFDIYKLNLDTLEKELIYKNDRFTDYVTDENLNLRFGSLLDKDGAVEYYELKDGEPKLFTKISMEDSFNTAILGFDASGETLYMLEGRNRNTSALKAITLATGSEEILAEDAKADISLFTVHPTKQTPQAVSIDYDRVSYKILDKDIEDDIKYLQSIDRGDLIINSRTLDDKTWIVAYMADNAPVKYYKYDRTNKKAEFLFTNRKELEQYNLAKMIPIIIKSRDGLDLVSYITFPNDVKLDKNNIPDRKVPLILNVHGGPWVRDSWGYNTEHQWLANRGYAVLSINYRGSTGFGKDFLNAGNLEYAGKMHTDLIDGVNWAIKNNIVDSDKVCIMGGSYGGYATLVGLTMTPDVFACGIDVVGMSNLLTHVQSKAPYMTPLLSIYKTRIGPWDTEEEKEFLRQRSPINFVDNIKKPLFIAQGVHDVRVVQAESEQIVNSMQAKHIPVVYALYKDEGHGFAKAGNRISYYALAEQFLAKVLKGRAEHIGDDLKNANLILNDKEKISGTEAEKIIDTAVGN, encoded by the coding sequence ATGAGTAAAATTTTCTATATTATAGGCACTATATTAATAATAAGTGTCGGTATTTTTATGTTTCAAACGATAACGGATAACAATCAAATAATCCCCAGAAAAGTTTTATTCGGTAACCCTGATAAAGCAAGGGTTTCTCTAACCCACGACGGCAAATATATTCTATATGTTGCACCGAAAGACGGTGTATTAAACATTTGGCTAGCACCCTCAGATGATATTAGTAAAGCAGAAGCCATAACCCATGACAAAGGACGCGGTATTTGGTCTTATGCTAAAGCTTATAATAATAAAAATATTTTATATACCCAAGATTTTAACGGTGATGAAAATGACCGAATTTATAGCTATAACATAGAGACAAAAGAGACAAAATTACTTACTCCTGCAAAAGGAGTTAAAGCCAAAATAGCCGGAGCAAGTCATAAGAAGCCAAATGAGATATTAATATATTTAAATGAGCGTAATCCTGAATATTTTGATATTTACAAATTAAATCTAGATACTCTAGAAAAAGAACTGATTTATAAAAATGATAGATTTACTGATTATGTAACTGATGAAAATTTAAATTTAAGATTCGGTAGCTTACTAGATAAAGACGGAGCTGTTGAATATTATGAATTAAAAGACGGAGAACCAAAGTTATTTACTAAGATATCAATGGAAGATTCTTTTAACACTGCCATACTTGGTTTTGATGCTAGCGGTGAAACTTTATATATGCTAGAGGGACGTAATCGTAATACCTCCGCACTTAAAGCTATAACACTAGCTACAGGTAGTGAAGAAATATTAGCCGAAGATGCAAAAGCCGATATCAGCTTATTTACAGTTCATCCCACAAAGCAAACTCCGCAAGCAGTATCTATAGATTATGATAGAGTCTCATATAAAATATTAGATAAAGATATTGAAGATGATATTAAATATTTGCAATCTATTGATCGCGGTGATTTAATTATTAATAGTAGGACGCTAGACGATAAAACTTGGATCGTTGCTTATATGGCTGATAATGCACCGGTGAAATATTATAAATATGATAGGACAAATAAAAAAGCTGAGTTTTTATTTACTAATCGCAAAGAACTTGAGCAATATAATCTTGCTAAGATGATACCGATAATTATCAAGTCACGTGACGGGCTTGATTTAGTTAGCTATATCACTTTTCCAAATGATGTAAAGCTCGATAAAAATAATATACCAGATAGAAAAGTACCTCTAATTTTAAATGTCCACGGCGGTCCGTGGGTACGTGATAGCTGGGGATACAATACTGAGCATCAGTGGCTTGCAAATCGTGGTTACGCAGTTTTAAGTATAAATTACCGTGGTTCTACCGGTTTTGGGAAAGATTTCTTAAACGCCGGTAATTTAGAATATGCCGGTAAAATGCACACCGATTTAATTGATGGTGTTAACTGGGCTATTAAGAATAATATAGTTGATTCTGACAAAGTTTGTATTATGGGTGGAAGCTATGGAGGTTATGCAACGCTTGTAGGTCTTACCATGACGCCTGACGTATTTGCTTGCGGTATTGACGTTGTCGGTATGTCTAATTTATTAACTCATGTGCAATCTAAAGCTCCTTATATGACACCATTGTTAAGTATATATAAAACACGTATAGGACCTTGGGACACTGAAGAAGAAAAAGAATTTTTAAGACAAAGATCACCGATTAATTTTGTTGATAATATCAAAAAGCCTTTATTTATAGCACAAGGTGTTCACGATGTGAGAGTCGTGCAGGCAGAATCAGAACAGATTGTAAACAGCATGCAAGCAAAGCATATACCGGTAGTTTATGCACTTTACAAAGATGAAGGTCATGGATTTGCAAAAGCCGGTAATAGAATCTCATATTACGCTCTTGCCGAGCAGTTTTTAGCTAAGGTTTTAAAAGGAAGAGCGGAACATATAGGAGATGACTTAAAGAATGCTAATCTCATTCTGAATGATAAAGAAAAAATTAGCGGTACAGAGGCAGAAAAGATTATAGATACGGCAGTTGGGAATTAA
- a CDS encoding cytochrome b: MLLTNTENSYGLIAKLFHWIMSIIVIVMLVVGVLMDNFLELPLKGQLYGIHEATGIVVLSLVIIRLLWKCYNANVLLPEDMPN; this comes from the coding sequence ATGCTACTTACAAATACTGAAAATTCTTACGGCTTAATTGCAAAACTTTTTCACTGGATCATGAGCATTATAGTTATAGTAATGCTCGTTGTCGGTGTCTTAATGGATAATTTCTTAGAACTTCCTTTAAAAGGGCAATTATACGGGATACATGAAGCAACCGGTATAGTTGTTTTATCTTTAGTAATAATAAGGCTTTTATGGAAATGCTATAATGCTAATGTTTTGCTACCGGAAGATATGCCGAATTAG